The nucleotide sequence TCGGTGAGCGTGAAGCTTGAGCTGGTGCTGCAACCGTTGGCATCGGTGATGGTGACGCTGTAGTTGCCAGCGGTCAGGTTGCTGACGTCTTCTGTTGTTGCGCCGTTGCTCCAGTTGAAGGTGTAGGCTGTGCAGCTTGCACCGCCGGTGACCGTCAAGTTGATGCTGCCGTCATTGGCACCGTTGCAGCTCACATTCGTTCCGCAGACATAGGTTGCGGCTACGCCGAAGCTGACCAACAAGGCTGGCTCGGTGAGCGTGAAGCTCGAGCTGGTCGAACAGCCGTTCGCATCGGTGATGGTGACGCTGTAGTTGCCAGCCAGGGAGTTACTGACGTCTTCTGTTGTCGCACCATTGCTCCAGTTGAAGGTGTAGGCCGTGCAGCTTGCGCCGCCGGTGACCGTCAAGTTGATGCTGCCGTCATTCGCGCCGTTGCAGCTCACGTTGGTTCCGCAGACATACGTTGCGGCGACGCCGGAGCTGACCAACAAGGCTGGCTCGGTGAGCGTGAAGCTTGAGCTGGTTGAACAGCCGTTCGCATCCGTGATGGTGACGCTGTAGTTGCCTGCGGTGAGACCGCTGACGTCCTCGGTCGTTGCGCCGTTGCTCCAGTTGAAGGTGTAGGCTGTGCAAGCTTGCGCCGCCAGTCACCGTCAAGTTGATGCTGCCGTCATTCGCGCCGTTGCAAGAGACATTCGTTCCGCAGACATAGGTTGCGGCGACACCGGAGCTGACCAGGAGGGCTGGCTCGGTGAGCGTGAAGCTTGAGCTGGTCGAACAACCGTTGGCATCGGTGATGGTGACGCTGTAGTTGCCAGCGGTCAAGTTGCTGACATCCTCGGTCGTTGCGCCGTTGCTCCAGTTGAAGGTGTAGGCTGTGCAAGAGGCACCGCCGGTGACCGTCAAGTTGATGCTGCCGTCATTCGCGCCGTTGCAAGAGACGTTCGTTCCGCAGACATAGGTTGCGGCGACGCCAGAGCTGACCAGCAATGCTGGCTCGGTGAGCGTGAAGCTTGAGCTGGTCGAACAGCCGTTCGCATCGGTGATGGTGACGCTGTAGTTGCCAGCGGTCAGGTTGCTGACATCCTCGGTGGTTGCGCCGTTGCTCCAGTTGAAGGTGTAGGCTGTGCAGCTTGCACCGCCGGTCACCGTCAAGTTGATGCTGCCGTCATTGGCACCGTTGCAGCTCACGTTCGTTCCGCAGACATAAGTTGCGGCGACACCTGAGCTGACGAGCAATGCTGGCTCGGTGAGCGTGAAGCTGCTGCTTGTGCTGAACAACCGTTGGCATCGGTGATGGTGACGCTGTAGTTGCCAGCGGTCAGGTTGCTGACGTCCTCTGTTGTTGCGCCGTTGCTCCAGTTGAAGGTGTAGGCTGTGCAGCTTGCGCCGCCGGTGACCGTCAAGTTGATGCTGCCGTCATTCGCGCCGTTGCAAGAGACATTCGTTCCGCAGACATAGGTTGCGGCGACACCAGAGCTGACCAACAAGGCTGGCTCGGTGAGCGTGAAGCTTGAGCTGGTGCTGCAACCGTTGGCGTCGGTGATGGTGACGCTGTAGTTGCCAGCGGTCAAGTTGCTGACATCCTCGGTTGTTGCGCCGTTGCTCCAGTTGAAGGTGTAGGCTGTGCAGCTTGCGCCGCCAGTCACCGTCAAGTTGATGCTGCCGTCATTCGCGCCGTTGCAAGAGACATTCGTTCCGCAGACATACGTTGCGGCTACGCCGGAGCTGACCAACAAGGCTGGCTCGGTGAGCGTGAAGCTGCTGCTTGTGCTGCATCCGTTGGCATCGGTGATGGTGACGCTGTAGTTGCCAGCGGTCAAGTTGCTGACGTCCTCGGTCGTTGCACCGTTGCTCCAGAGGTAGGTGTAAGCCACGCAGCTTGCGCCGCCGGTGACAGTCAAGTTGATGCTGCCGTCATTCGCGCCGTTGCAGGAGACATTCGTTCCGCATGCATAGGTCGAAGGAACGCCACTGCTTTCCAGCAAGGCTGGTTCGATCAATTCGCCCGTGGCATAAGCCTGGCAACCATTCGCATCCGTCACAGTCACAGCCACCGCGATTGCAGGCAGACCGTTGATCGAAGCCGAAACGCCCAAGGTGCTCCATGTGTAGGTATAAGGTGTGCATCCGCCAGCAGTATTGACCGTGGCCGAACCGTTGCTTGCACCGTTGCAGCTCACATTGTAGCCGCAAGCGTAGGTGCCCAAGCTGATATTCGCAGTCAACAAAGCAGGTTCGGTCAGGACAATCGTCTCTGTGGTGAAACATCCGTTGCGATCCGTCGCAGTCACCGAATAGGTACCTGCGGCGAGTCCGCTGATGTCCTCGCTCGTCGCGCCATTGCTCCAGATATAGTTGTAAGGAGCCGTTCCGCCATTCACCGTGTAGTCAATCGATCCGTCATTCGCCCCGAAGCAGCTCACGTTGAATCCGCAATTGCGAACCACAGCGCTGATCGCATCGGTCATCAAAGGTGGTTCGGTCAGCGTGATCGAATTCACCAGGAAGCAACCGTTTTGGTCGGTGACCGTCACCGTGTAGGTGCCTGCACCCAAGCCGGTGACCAGTTGTGTGGTTGCACCGTTGCTCCAGGCGTAGTTGTAGGCAGGTGTGCCGCCGCTGACATTCGCGAAGAGCATACCATCGCTTGCGCCGTTGCAGCTGATGTTCCATCCGCCTTGGTACACTTGCGGGATCAATGTGTTTGACAAGCTGTTTGGCGCAGTCAATGTGATGCTCGACGTCGAAGAGCAGCCGTTGGCATCGGTCACGGTCACGTCATACGTTCCGGCACCGATGCTGGACAAGTCCTCGGTCGTGGCACCGTTGCTCCAGAGATAGGTGTAGCTCAAGCAGCTTGCACCGCCGCCGGCGGTCAAGTCAATCGAACCGTCATTCGCCCCGTTGCAAGTCACGTTCCAGCCACCTTGATAGACCGGGCTTGTCGTGGCCGATGTGAGAAGTGCCGGTTCAGTCAGGGTCAATGTCGAAGTCGTCGTATTGCCGTTGAGGTCGGTGACCGTCACCGTGTAGGATCCTGCACCCAAACCATTGGCTGTGGCGGTCGTCTGACCGTTGCTCCACAGGTAGGTGTAAGGCAAGCATCCGCCGGTGGTCGTTACCGTTGCGCTGCCATTGGTGGCACCGTTGCAGGTCACGTTGTAGCCGCAAGCCACCGTCGGGCTGGCGGTTGTCGCTACCAACGGATCGTTGGTGACTGTGACCGTTGCCGCACAGGTGCTGCTGTTGGCGTTCACATCCGTGACTGTCAGTGTTACGTTGTTCACGCCGAGGTCATCGCAGGTGAATGTATTCGGATTCAACGTCGTCGTGGCAATGCCGCAAGCGTCATTGCTGCCGTTGTTGATGCTGCTCGCCAATACCGTCTGACTGCCGCTGCTGCCGAGGTTGATGGTCAGGTTCTGGCAAAGCGCGATCGGCGCAATGTTGTCCTGGACCGTTACCGCTGCCGAGCAGGTGCTGCTGTTGCCGTTGACGTCCGTCACGGTGAGGATCACCGTGTTCGGGCCTGCGACGTTGGCGCAGGTGAAGCTGCTGTTGTTCAGCGTCGTGGTGGCGATTCCGCAAGCGTCGCTGCTGCCGTTGTTGACTGCCGAGGCCGTCGTGCTGCCGTTGCCGGCGCTGTTCAGTTGAACCGTGACTGGCTGGCAAAGCGCAATCGGCGCAATGTTGTCCTGAACCGTTACCGCTGCCGAACACGTGCTGCTGTTGCCGTTGACATCGGTGACCGTGAGGATCACCGTGTTCGGACCTGCAACGTTGGCGCAGGTGAAGCTGCTGTTGTTCAGTGTCGTGGATGCAATGCCGCAAGCGTCGCTGCTGCCGTTGTTCACTGCCGAGGCCGTCGTGCTGCCGTTGCCGGCGCTGTTCAGTTGGAACGGTGACAGGCTGGCAAAGCGCGATCGGCGCAATGTTGTCCTGGACCGTTACCGCTGCCGAGCAGGTGCTGCTGTTGCCGTTGACGTCCGTCACGGTGAGGATCACGGTGTTCGGCGCCGGCGCAGGTGAAGCTGCTGTTGTTCAAAGTCGTGGTGGCAATCCCGCAAGCGTCAGTGCTGCCGTTGTTGACTGCAGAGGCAGTGGTGCTGCCGTTGCCGGCGCTGTTCAGTTGGACCGTTACAGGCTGGCAAAGCGCGATCGGCGCAATGTTGTCCTGAACCGTACGCTGCCGAACAGGCTGCTGTTGCCGTTGACGTCGGTTACGGTGAGGATTACCGTGTTGGCTCCGACATTGGCGCAAGTGAAGCTGCTGTTGTTCAGCGTCGTGGTTGCAATGCCGCAAGCGTCTGAGCTGCCGTTGTTGACTGCCGAAGCCGTCGTGCTGCCGTTTCCGGCGCTGTTCAATTGCACCGTCACAGGCTGGCAAAGCGCGATCGGGGCAATGTTGTCCTGAACCGTTACCGCTGCCGAGCATGTGCTGCTGTTGCCGTTGACATCCGTCACCGTGAGGATCACCGTGTTCGGACCGGCGACATTGGCGCAGGTGAAGCTGCTGTTGTTCAGCGTTGTGGTGGCAATGCCGCAAGCGTCGCTGCTGCCGTTGTTAACTGCAGAGGCCGTGGTGCTGCCGTTGCCGGCGCTGTTCAGTTGAACCGTCACAGGCTGGCAAATGGCGATCGGGGCGACAAGATCCTGGACTGTGACCGTGGCCGAACAGGTGCTGCTGTTACCTGAAGCATCCGTAGCGGTGAAGACCACAGTATTAGCCCCGACATTTGCACAGGTGAAGGTATTTGGACTTACAGTCGCGGTGAAAGGTCCGCAAGCATCAGCGGTTCCAAGCCCAACGACTGATGCGCCGATCGAACCGTTACCCAAGGTATTCAATTGAACCGACGCATTCGTGCATACCACTACCGGAGGCGTTACGTCGATTACCGTTGCAATCGCCGAGCAAGTAGAGGAGTTTCCGCTACCGTCGGTGATGGTGAGGATCACGGTATTCGCACCAAGATTGGCGCAGGTAAACGTATTCGGAGTCAAGCTAGCAGTGAAAACCGTACAATTGTCTCCGGAACCGAGACCAACCACCGAGGCACCGAGCGAACCATTGCCAACGCTGTTGAGGGTAACCGTGGCATTCGAACATACCGCAGTCGGTGCGATCAAATCGCGCACTGTCACAGTTGCCGAGCAGGTGCTGCTATTGCCATTGACGTCCGTCACAGTGAGGATGACCGTGTTGGCTCCCAAATTGGCGCAGGTGAAGCTGCTGTTGTTCAGGGTGGTGGTGGCAATGCCGCAAGCGTCATTCGAACCGTTGTTGACTGCCGAGGCAGTCGTGCTGCCGTTGCCGGCGCTGTTCAAGTTCACCGTCACATTCTGGCAAATCGCATTCGGAGCCTGTACATCATTCACCGTTACCGTAAAGCTGCAAGTCGCAGAACCGCATGGATTCGTCGCCGTGATTGTCACCGTTGTCGTTCCGCGGTTGAAGGTTGTGCCGGAACCTGTACCTGTGCCCGAACCTGTGGTTGCGCCCGAAAGCGTGTAGGCAAGCGTTGGGGTCGGTGCGCCCGTAACGACAGGTGCGTAGGTGACCACTTGCGTGCAGAGGTTGAGCGCCGTGTTCACAGTGATGTTGGCCGGGCAGCTGCTGAATGCAGGTGGCTGACAGCTTACCTCACCACGTACTGCGAAGTCATAAGGATTTTCGTTGCAATCGGTGTTGTTGATCACCACCGTTGCATTGTAGATACCCAATGGAGATGCTACGAAGGTCACCGTGAAGGTCGTGCTTCCACTCGGAGCAACCGTTGCAGGCAAGGTGATGCCGCCGACTGTGAAATTCGAAGCCTGGGCACCGGCCATCGTGATGGTCGAAACCGTCAGGTTGGAGGTGCCGCTGTTTTGAATGGTGAATGTCCTTGTGACCGGAACCGCAGGGAATGGCGTACCGAAATCGGTATGATCCGTCACTGTCGGGGTCAAGTCGCCGTCGACAATCGTCACCGAGTTGCCGGTCACGTTGATTTCCGGCGAATTCACCGTCACGTTGAAGCTGCAAGTTGCAGTTTGACCATTCGCAGCGGTCACAACATAGGTGTTGGTGGTTGTGCCGAGCGGGAAGGCAGCGCCTGAAGCAAGACCAGCGGTGCGCAATGTCGTTTGACCGGGGCAGTTGTCGCTGCCCGCCGGGGTGCTGTAGCTCACCACCGCGCTGCAAAGTCCGGGATCGTTGTTCACCGTCACGTTCGCAGGGCAGGTGATCGTCGGGAGTTGATTGTCGACGACCGTCACCGTGAATGAACAAGCAGCGGTGTTTCCAGCTACGTCCGTTGCAGTTGCATTGACCGTTGTCGTTCCCATTGCAAAAGTGCTGCCGCTTGCCGGGCTGCTCACTACGCTGGAAGAACAGTTATCCGTTGTCGTTACGGAGAACGTTACAGGTGCACTGCAAGCATTCAAGGTGTTGTTCACGCTGATGTTGGCAGGGCAGGCAATCGTCGGATTGGTGTTGTCGATCACCGTTACCGTTGCGGTACATGTGCTCTGATTGTTGTTCACGTCGCGTACCGTCAGGGTCACCGTATTCGGGCCGCGGTTGGCACAAGTGAAGCTGCTTGGGCTCACTGTCAATGGCTGCAAACCGCAAGCGTCTGACGAACCGTTGTTGACCTGCGTAGCCGTGACCGTCGCATTGCCGGAGCCGTTGAGGGCTACTGTCACGTTCTGGCAGACTGCGGTTGGTGCGGTCACGTCTTGGACCGTCACCGTAGCGGTGCAGGTATTCGTATTGCCCGAACCGTCGGTAGCCGTCAGGGTGACCGTGTTGGCACCGACATTGGCGCATCCGAAGGTGGATGGTGCAACCGAAACCGTCGGGACACCGCAGTTATCCGTGCTGCCGTTGTTCACCGCTGCTGCAGTCACCGAACCCGATCCGCCTGCATTCAACTGGATCGTTACATTCCGGCAGATTGCAACCGGAGCCTGCTGATCTACAACATTCAAGTTGAAGGTGCAGTTCGCGGTATTGCCGTTCACGTCCGTCGCTGTCAGGGTCATCGGAGAAACCCCGATCGGTGCACTGGCAAGGTAGGCAGGGCTTTGGGTCACCGAAGCGACACCGCAGTTGTCGTTGACAGTCGCTGTGTTGGTGCTCGTGATTTCAGCGGTGAAGTGTGTGTCGTCACAACCTGCGTCAAATTTCGGATCGATCGCGAAGTCGATGCGGTCGCCGCAGGCAACTGTGGTAGGAACATTCAGCGTGACCATCGAACCGGGGATGTTCAGGTAATTCTGGATCTCCACACCGTTTTTGAAGACGCGGATGTTGGCACCGTCGCCGCAAGAGGTGTTGCGGTCATAGAATTGAATCCGGATATTGACTGCTCCCGAATACGTGCTGATCCACCTGCGAACGGCCCATTTCAGGTCATTCACACCAGGGTGGCCACCATTCGCATCCAAATAAGGCGTGCTGAATGCTTGGGCGTCCTGCCATACGAATCCAGTCCAGGTCGGAAGATTCGTAAAGTTGTTGGAGGAGTTGGCGAAATATTGACCGTAGAACCAGTTGCGATAGCCTTGACCTCCGAAGAAGTCCGTGCTGCTGTTGGTGATCAGCGTGGTACCCGTGGTGATGAAATTCGGAACCGTTGCCTGGCAGAATCCATCGGCACACATCGTGATTGGAGCAGGGCAAACGATCGTAGGAGGTGTATTGTCGCGTGTGATCACGACATCATCCTGCGAATCCGCGCAAAGGCCGTTCAACAATGTCCAGCGGAAGGTATTCGGTCCGACACCCAAGCCTGTGACACCCGAAGTCGGGCTCGTAGGTGTGGTGATCGTGCCGGTACCGCTGACCAGGGTCCAGGTGCCGCCACCTGTGGTCGGGGTATTGCCAGCCAAAGTCGCAGTTGTGGTACAAACCGATTGATCAGGTCCTGCATTCGAAGCTGTGAATTGATTGACCGTTACCGTCACCGTCGCGCAGTTGGTTGTATTGCAGGTGCCGCTTGCACGCACAAAATACGTTGTTGTAACCGTTGGAGTAACTGTGACAGAAGCTCCAGTTCCCACCAACGTGGTTCCGCAGCTTCCCGAATACCAGTTGTAAACCGCGCCGGTTCCCAAAATGCCACCCACTTGTGTGAGCATTGTCGGGGTTCCGTTGCAAACCGTGGTCGTGCCAGAAATGGAGGAAGGTTGGGTCGAACCGGTGTTGATCGTGATGACCACATCATCGGTCGAGGCCAAACAAGGTGTATTCGAGATCGTCCAGCGCAGGGTGTAGCTATTGCCGGCTACGCCCGTGAAGGAAGAAGTCGGACTGGAAGCGGTTGCGATCGAACCGCCGGTTCCCGTGATGATGCTCCATGAACCGGTACCGTTGACCGGGGTATTGGCCGCAAGCGTTGTGGTCGTGTTGCAAGTTGCCTGATCGGGACCTGCGTTAGAGACCGTTGTTGCTGGGGTTACCGTAATGGTGCCTGTGGCAGTGGAAGTACATCCTGACGCGCTCGTCACCGTCACCGTGTAAGTCGTGGTAGCCGTAGGCGAAACCGTTAACGTTGGTGTCGTTGCGCCGGTGTTCCAAGCGTAGGTCGCTCCTCCCGAGGCAGTCAGCGTCGCAGAGGATCCGAAGCAAATATTCGTGCTACCTGTGACCACAGCCACCGGCAACGGATTGACCGTCACCGTGCGCGTTGCAGTCGAGGTGCAACCGGCGCCGCTGGTAACCGTGACCGTGTAGGTCGTCGTTGTGGTCGGATTCACCGAAATCGAAGCCGATGTTGAACCCGTGCTCCAGAGATAAGTGCCGCCGCCGGAGGCGGTCATGGTCGTGGATTGACCGTTGCAAATCGTGTTGGTTCCAGAGATTGCTGCAACCGGCAACGGATTGACTGTAACCGTTCCAGATGCCGTAGCCGTGCAACCTGCAACACTGGTCACTGTCACAGTGTAGGTTGTCGTCGATGTTGGATTCACCGAAATCGAAGCCGATATCGCACCATTGCTCCAGAGATATGTACCACCGCCGGAAGCCGTGATCGTGGCAGTTTGCCCGTTGCAAATCGTTGCACTCGTAGCTGCTGCGGCTGGTAGCGGATTGACCGTCACCGTTCTCGTTGCGGTTGCTGTACAACCGGCGCCGCTTGTAACGGTAACCGTGTAGGTCGTCGTTGCAGTTGGATTCACAGAAATGGAAGCAGCAGTTGAACCCGTGCTCCAGAGATATGTGCCGCCGCCGGAGGCGGTCAAGGTCGTGGATTGACCGTTGCAAATCGTGTTGGTTCCAGAGATTGCTGCGACTGGCAATGGATTGACGGTCACCGTGCCAGATGCCGTAGCCGTGCAACCTGCAACACTGGTCACTGTCACCGTGTAGGTCGTCGTCGATGTTGGATTCACCGAAATCGAAGCCGATATCGCACCGTTGCTCCAGAGATATGTGCCACCGCCGGAAGCCGTGATCGTGGCAGTTTGCCCGTTGCAAATCGTTGCACTCGTAGCTGCTGCGGCTGGTAGCGGATTGACCATCACCGTTCTCGTTGCGGTTGCTGTACAACCAGCACCGCTAGTAACGGTAACCGTGTAGGTCGTTGTGGCAGTTGGATTCACAGAAATGGAAGCAGCAGTTGAACCCGTGCTCCAAAGATAAGTGCCGCCGCCGGAAGCGGTCAAAGTCGTGGATTGACCGTTGCAAATGGTGTTGGTTCCGGAGATTGCAGCGACTGGCAATGGATTGACGGTCACAGTGCGCGTTGCCGTTGCTGTACAACCTGCCCCGCTTGTAACTGTTACCGTGTAAGTCGTTGTTGCCGTCGGACTCACGGAAATCGAAGCAGCAGTTGAACCTGTGCTCCAGAGATATGTGCCGCCGCCGGAGGCGGTCAAGGTCGTGGCTTGACCGCTGCAAATCGTGTTGGTGCCTGTGATGGCAGCGACAGGCAATGGATTCACGGTCACTGTGCGTGTTGCTGTTGCTGTACAACCTGCCCCACTTGTAACCGTTACCGTGTAAGTGGTTGTTACCGTTGGACTCACGGAAATCGAAGCAGCCGTTGAACCTGTGCTCCATAGATATGTGCCACCACCAGTAGCAGTCAGCGTCGTTGAACTACCCGTACAAATTGTATTCGTGCCTGAGATGGCTGCAACGGGAAGTGGGTTCACGGTGACCGTACGAGATCCAGTCGATGCGCAACCATTGTTGGTCACGGTGACTGTATAAGTTGTAGTGGAGGTTGGTGCAACGTTAATGGAGGCGGTGGTTGCGCCATTGCTCCAAGCGTAGGTACCACCACCCGTTGCTGTAAGCGTCGTGGATTGCCCCGTGCAGATTGAATTGGTGCCAGAAACGGTCACCACTGGGTATGGATTCACGGTGACGGTTGTGGAAGATGTCGAAGAACAGCTTCCACCAAGGAAAAATGTCACTTCCATGTTCTGCGAAACAGCGGTACACGTTCCAGTTCCCAAACCGCCCCAGTTTTCGTTGTTGATCTCAGGACGGACGACAAAAGGGCCTGCTCCATCGCAATTGCAAGAACTCGTGTTTACGTGCAAAACCACACCAGGAGATCCAGAGCAAGGTGATAATCCTGCCACGCAACCTGTAGACACATTCCAGGTATTGGCACCATCGACGATCGTTACAGCCGTACCAGTGCGCAAAGCGTTGGCAATCGCCAAAACAGATGCTGGATTGGTAACCGTCAATCCGCCTGGATTCTGAGAGCCACGAACAACCAAACTTGTATAGTTGTAGGAACCCAATAGTTGACTTCTGAAGTTACACCAGTTGGTGGCTTGAGTAACCGGAATGGCGCTTTGAGTAAAATTCTCATTGTAGGAGATTTGCGACACGGTACTTGCCGTCAAAGTATAGGTTGTGGTCGAAGTTGGAGATGCGATCGGATTAAGGGCTGAAGGATTCGACAATCCAGCACTTGGACTCCAAGAAAATACTGATCCGTTGGAAGTCGCATTGAGCGTGGTTGACGAACCGGAGCAAATCGATTGATTGGCACCAGCGTTTACGGTAGGTGATGGAGTAACATTTATTGTAACCGTATTGGAATAAGTAACAACACCGCACAAATCGGTGGCACGACGTCTAAAACAAGTTGTCGAAGCCAATCCTGATGGCGGATCATAACTTGCAGCCGTTGCTCCAGAGATAGTAGTGAAGCCGCCTGTACAATTGACTTGCTGCTCCCATTGGTAACTGACACTGCCAGCGCCAACAGCGGCCGTAGAATTTGCTAGGATGCTCGGATCCCCACTCGCACAGATCGTTTGGCCTCCACCAGATATGGATCCGCCATTGGCAGAGATTGGCGTCAATCTCACAGCACCATATGAACCGCCGCCAAACTCCTGAATGTCAAGAAGCACGGTCGAACCAGCAGTCAAATAGTAATTCCCAATGAATGCATTGGTTGCGCAACAACCACCGTTGGCTACAAGTGTTCCATTGATGTAGAGCCAATAATTGTCGTCGAAGTCAATTGAAACACTGTAAAGACCGCAAGGGAAACCTTGCCGCATCATACGGAAAGTGTGGTTGTCATCGGTTACTGAACAACCATTCCAACCAGCTGCGGTGCTGGGATTGCTACCGCTACCCCAATCGTTTGTAGAAATATTGGAAAGCGAATTGCGGACATAATAACCGCGGTACCCACCATTGTTATTGAAGTAGTCGTTGAAACCATAGTTATACCATTGTCCATCGTTAATGTAGGAGAATGGGCTACCTGAAGGTGCTGTAACGATAACTTGGGCCACTGATGAGTATACAGCAGGGCAGGCTCCGTTTTGCACCAGAGCGCGTACTTGCCAAGTGCCGACAGTTGTGAAACAACAGTTGCTCGGTGCAGTGGTGCTGCCGCCGCCTCCCCAGTTCACAAAACCGCC is from Bacteroidota bacterium and encodes:
- a CDS encoding HYR domain-containing protein, yielding MNYQLRFGLDGLKSSFEVLDKTFLATTGEVVVFEESFELPIGWKISKDVSRGAEKQLGWQGDVIITDEFGKVKTRILEANIWDNYKGLDKLEEHQVHGFYEIVEVSSKEWLLRLKMPASWFKDPSRVYPVTVDPVIVTDYYPIYGTSYCPDGAFPTGYCGYNYTVNGLPVNSTVYDTRSYCTIYSQNAGYGSEIRYRVSGPAGNNGTSLSGICCSNRTDVFDVWGSYGNGVSSGSVTYTNWEGNTWPYTYTFCNTQYHYINRQYFEVYYTAPRPCGSCTPADAALGTIGTSVYAYNVSGNCGNGGAYVASFNGEAGYIYHFDLCPNAPGSGNITSNWDPDIKITNSACGILSGVDGSCSGAFNTWQPNDFQWTCPSSGTYYVIIAPYYSYNSHACTGTSANAFTMNYYKELACPTPTPGSISPSASTICLGSAVNINSSVNSTNGGGASSLFIEWYRNNPSNGQWEYLGQNNSQSLAGNVPSVAGTWTYLRRTWTSCYTNCSPSCIDATTTVTVSATSVGGTVSPASQTIFGCSGVVPTQHTLSGHVGTVVQWEYAPPGGGFVNWGGGGSTTAPSNCCFTTVGTWQVRALVQNGACPAVYSSVAQVIVTAPSGSPFSYINDGQWYNYGFNDYFNNNGGYRGYYVRNSLSNISTNDWGSGSNPSTAAGWNGCSVTDDNHTFRMMRQGFPCGLYSVSIDFDDNYWLYINGTLVANGGCCATNAFIGNYYLTAGSTVLLDIQEFGGGSYGAVRLTPISANGGSISGGGQTICASGDPSILANSTAAVGAGSVSYQWEQQVNCTGGFTTISGATAASYDPPSGLASTTCFRRRATDLCGVVTYSNTVTINVTPSPTVNAGANQSICSGSSTTLNATSNGSVFSWSPSAGLSNPSALNPIASPTSTTTYTLTASTVSQISYNENFTQSAIPVTQATNWCNFRSQLLGSYNYTSLVVRGSQNPGGLTVTNPASVLAIANALRTGTAVTIVDGANTWNVSTGCVAGLSPCSGSPGVVLHVNTSSCNCDGAGPFVVRPEINNENWGGLGTGTCTAVSQNMEVTFFLGGSCSSTSSTTVTVNPYPVVTVSGTNSICTGQSTTLTATGGGTYAWSNGATTASINVAPTSTTTYTVTVTNNGCASTGSRTVTVNPLPVAAISGTNTICTGSSTTLTATGGGTYLWSTGSTAASISVSPTVTTTYTVTVTSGAGCTATATRTVTVNPLPVAAITGTNTICSGQATTLTASGGGTYLWSTGSTAASISVSPTATTTYTVTVTSGAGCTATATRTVTVNPLPVAAISGTNTICNGQSTTLTASGGGTYLWSTGSTAASISVNPTATTTYTVTVTSGAGCTATATRTVMVNPLPAAAATSATICNGQTATITASGGGTYLWSNGAISASISVNPTSTTTYTVTVTSVAGCTATASGTVTVNPLPVAAISGTNTICNGQSTTLTASGGGTYLWSTGSTAASISVNPTATTTYTVTVTSGAGCTATATRTVTVNPLPAAAATSATICNGQTATITASGGGTYLWSNGAISASISVNPTSTTTYTVTVTSVAGCTATASGTVTVNPLPVAAISGTNTICNGQSTTMTASGGGTYLWSTGSTSASISVNPTTTTTYTVTVTSGAGCTSTATRTVTVNPLPVAVVTGSTNICFGSSATLTASGGATYAWNTGATTPTLTVSPTATTTYTVTVTSASGCTSTATGTITVTPATTVSNAGPDQATCNTTTTLAANTPVNGTGSWSIITGTGGSIATASSPTSSFTGVAGNSYTLRWTISNTPCLASTDDVVITINTGSTQPSSISGTTTVCNGTPTMLTQVGGILGTGAVYNWYSGSCGTTLVGTGASVTVTPTVTTTYFVRASGTCNTTNCATVTVTVNQFTASNAGPDQSVCTTTATLAGNTPTTGGGTWTLVSGTGTITTPTSPTSGVTGLGVGPNTFRWTLLNGLCADSQDDVVITRDNTPPTIVCPAPITMCADGFCQATVPNFITTGTTLITNSSTDFFGGQGYRNWFYGQYFANSSNNFTNLPTWTGFVWQDAQAFSTPYLDANGGHPGVNDLKWAVRRWISTYSGAVNIRIQFYDRNTSCGDGANIRVFKNGVEIQNYLNIPGSMVTLNVPTTVACGDRIDFAIDPKFDAGCDDTHFTAEITSTNTATVNDNCGVASVTQSPAYLASAPIGVSPMTLTATDVNGNTANCTFNLNVVDQQAPVAICRNVTIQLNAGGSGSVTAAAVNNGSTDNCGVPTVSVAPSTFGCANVGANTVTLTATDGSGNTNTCTATVTVQDVTAPTAVCQNVTVALNGSGNATVTATQVNNGSSDACGLQPLTVSPSSFTCANRGPNTVTLTVRDVNNNQSTCTATVTVIDNTNPTIACPANISVNNTLNACSAPVTFSVTTTDNCSSSVVSSPASGSTFAMGTTTVNATATDVAGNTAACSFTVTVVDNQLPTITCPANVTVNNDPGLCSAVVSYSTPAGSDNCPGQTTLRTAGLASGAAFPLGTTTNTYVVTAANGQTATCSFNVTVNSPEINVTGNSVTIVDGDLTPTVTDHTDFGTPFPAVPVTRTFTIQNSGTSNLTVSTITMAGAQASNFTVGGITLPATVAPSGSTTFTVTFVASPLGIYNATVVINNTDCNENPYDFAVRGEVSCQPPAFSSCPANITVNTALNLCTQVVTYAPVVTGAPTPTLAYTLSGATTGSGTGTGSGTTFNRGTTTVTITATNPCGSATCSFTVTVNDVQAPNAICQNVTVNLNSAGNGSTTASAVNNGSNDACGIATTTLNNSSFTCANLGANTVILTVTDVNGNSSTCSATVTVRDLIAPTAVCSNATVTLNSVGNGSLGASVVGLGSGDNCTVFTASLTPNTFTCANLGANTVILTITDGSGNSSTCSAIATVIDVTPPVVVCTNASVQLNTLGNGSIGASVVGLGTADACGPFTATVSPNTFTCANVGANTVVFTATDASGNSSTCSATVTVQDLVAPIAICQPVTVQLNSAGNGSTTASAVNNGSSDACGIATTTLNNSSFTCANVAGPNTVILTVTDVNGNSSTCSAAVTVQDNIAPIALCQPVTVQLNSAGNGSTTASAVNNGSSDACGIATTTLNNSSFTCANVGANTVILTVTDVNGNSSLFGSVRFRTTLRRSRFASL